In one window of Acanthopagrus latus isolate v.2019 chromosome 15, fAcaLat1.1, whole genome shotgun sequence DNA:
- the LOC119033608 gene encoding centrosomal protein of 55 kDa-like isoform X7, whose product MSHRHETHTSHPLEQVIEMASSRYESKGFLTKKLRSQHTMVISSLRKENAYLRKTLAEMSRQHAEHYKLVELFLSLESVKRLTGLQLKPKEEKIALPSEQLSDEEKKPTDEDSTSDEGASSNKIRELQNHLSDALEKNKQWLEYDQQREAYVRANLARILRLEKQLNEANQARSQRQHNEDHSDEKERMNQLQESFEQLLQKANNHLMLIREKNDMTNQNLLMTHQRFKEMERRVEELKQQLQAEEMSRKSAAEDQHCSEEEREQEQCMLDRHHADREKIKDLERQVQFFSQDLEDERLNCSYLKKLMVRVLKMLQKKKESATRQPKREQQYRSSGEEARPPCMPPRNRHTSSSLCSGLNESFLECPSCQAEYPANNYRELMSHLETCLN is encoded by the exons ATGAGTCACAGGcatgaaacacacaccagcCACCCTCTAGAG CAGGTGATTGAGATGGCGTCCTCCAGATATGAGTCAAAGGGGTTCCTCACTAAAAAACTCAGGTCGCAGCATACTATGGTTATCAGCAGCCTGAGGAAGGAGAATGCCTACCTGAGGAAGACCCTGGCTGAGATGTCTCGTCAACATGCAGAACATTATAAGCTAGTAGAG CTGTTCCTCTCGCTTGAATCTGTTAAGCGGTTGACCGGTCTGCAGCTGAAGCCCAAAGAGGAGAAAATTGCTTTGccatcagagcagctgagtgaCGAAGAAAAGAAGCCGACAGATGAA GACTCCACTTCAGATGAAGGGGCCTCATCTAACAAAATTAGAGAGCTGCAAAATCACCTCAGTGAT GCCTTGGAGAAGAACAAGCAGTGGCTGGAATAtgaccagcagagagaggcctATGTGAGGGCAAATCTGGCCAGAATTTTACGGCTTGAGAAGCAGCTGAATGAAGCCAATCAGGCCCGCTCACAGCGGCAGCACAATGAGGACCATTCAGATG AGAAGGAGCGGATGAACCAGCTGCAGGAGAGCTTTGAGCAACTCCTACAGAAAGCCAACAATCACCTGATGCTGATCAGGGAAAAGAATGACATGACCAACCAGAACCTGTTAATGACCCACCAAAG GTTCAAGGAAATGGAGAGGAGGGTAGAGGAGCtcaagcagcagctgcaggctgaagaaatgagcagaaaaagTGCTGCAGAAGATCAACATTGCTCTGAGGAAGAAAGG GAACAGGAACAGTGTATGTTAGATCGTCACCATGCAGACCGGGAGAAGATTAAAGACCTGGAGCGACAG GTCCAGTTTTTTTCACAAGATCTTGAAGATGAGAGGCTAAACTGTTCATATTTGAAGAAGCTGATGGTCAGAGTCCTGAAGatgctgcaaaagaaaaaagagagtgCAACAAGGCAGCCAAAG agagagcagcagtaTCGCAGCTCAGGTGAAGAGGCCCGGCCACCCTGCATGCCCCCCAGAAACAGGcacacatcctcctctctctgcagcgGGCTGAATGAAAGCTTCCTGGAGTGTCCCAGCTGCCAGGCCGAGTACCCTGCCAATAACTACCGAGAGCTCATGAGCCACCTAGAAACCTGTCTCAACTAA
- the LOC119033608 gene encoding centrosomal protein of 55 kDa-like isoform X1: MSHRHETHTSHPLEQVIEMASSRYESKGFLTKKLRSQHTMVISSLRKENAYLRKTLAEMSRQHAEHYKLVELFLSLESVKRLTGLQLKPKEEKIALPSEQLSDEEKKPTDEVSMRRKDSIPNYTTGTEEMENKHVSISSSCQYLENRIAGKKDSTSDEGASSNKIRELQNHLSDALEKNKQWLEYDQQREAYVRANLARILRLEKQLNEANQARSQRQHNEDHSDEKERMNQLQESFEQLLQKANNHLMLIREKNDMTNQNLLMTHQRFKEMERRVEELKQQLQAEEMSRKSAAEDQHCSEEEREQEQCMLDRHHADREKIKDLERQVQFFSQDLEDERLNCSYLKKLMVRVLKMLQKKKESATRQPKREQQYRSSGEEARPPCMPPRNRHTSSSLCSGLNESFLECPSCQAEYPANNYRELMSHLETCLN, translated from the exons ATGAGTCACAGGcatgaaacacacaccagcCACCCTCTAGAG CAGGTGATTGAGATGGCGTCCTCCAGATATGAGTCAAAGGGGTTCCTCACTAAAAAACTCAGGTCGCAGCATACTATGGTTATCAGCAGCCTGAGGAAGGAGAATGCCTACCTGAGGAAGACCCTGGCTGAGATGTCTCGTCAACATGCAGAACATTATAAGCTAGTAGAG CTGTTCCTCTCGCTTGAATCTGTTAAGCGGTTGACCGGTCTGCAGCTGAAGCCCAAAGAGGAGAAAATTGCTTTGccatcagagcagctgagtgaCGAAGAAAAGAAGCCGACAGATGAAGTGAGTATGAGGAGAAAGGACAGCATACCTAATTACACCACAGGGACTGAAGAAATGGAGAACAAGCATGTGAGCATCTCATCTAGCTGCCAATATCTTGAGAACAGAATCGCTGGAAAGAAG GACTCCACTTCAGATGAAGGGGCCTCATCTAACAAAATTAGAGAGCTGCAAAATCACCTCAGTGAT GCCTTGGAGAAGAACAAGCAGTGGCTGGAATAtgaccagcagagagaggcctATGTGAGGGCAAATCTGGCCAGAATTTTACGGCTTGAGAAGCAGCTGAATGAAGCCAATCAGGCCCGCTCACAGCGGCAGCACAATGAGGACCATTCAGATG AGAAGGAGCGGATGAACCAGCTGCAGGAGAGCTTTGAGCAACTCCTACAGAAAGCCAACAATCACCTGATGCTGATCAGGGAAAAGAATGACATGACCAACCAGAACCTGTTAATGACCCACCAAAG GTTCAAGGAAATGGAGAGGAGGGTAGAGGAGCtcaagcagcagctgcaggctgaagaaatgagcagaaaaagTGCTGCAGAAGATCAACATTGCTCTGAGGAAGAAAGG GAACAGGAACAGTGTATGTTAGATCGTCACCATGCAGACCGGGAGAAGATTAAAGACCTGGAGCGACAG GTCCAGTTTTTTTCACAAGATCTTGAAGATGAGAGGCTAAACTGTTCATATTTGAAGAAGCTGATGGTCAGAGTCCTGAAGatgctgcaaaagaaaaaagagagtgCAACAAGGCAGCCAAAG agagagcagcagtaTCGCAGCTCAGGTGAAGAGGCCCGGCCACCCTGCATGCCCCCCAGAAACAGGcacacatcctcctctctctgcagcgGGCTGAATGAAAGCTTCCTGGAGTGTCCCAGCTGCCAGGCCGAGTACCCTGCCAATAACTACCGAGAGCTCATGAGCCACCTAGAAACCTGTCTCAACTAA
- the LOC119033608 gene encoding centrosomal protein of 55 kDa-like isoform X2: protein MSHRHETHTSHPLEVIEMASSRYESKGFLTKKLRSQHTMVISSLRKENAYLRKTLAEMSRQHAEHYKLVELFLSLESVKRLTGLQLKPKEEKIALPSEQLSDEEKKPTDEVSMRRKDSIPNYTTGTEEMENKHVSISSSCQYLENRIAGKKDSTSDEGASSNKIRELQNHLSDALEKNKQWLEYDQQREAYVRANLARILRLEKQLNEANQARSQRQHNEDHSDEKERMNQLQESFEQLLQKANNHLMLIREKNDMTNQNLLMTHQRFKEMERRVEELKQQLQAEEMSRKSAAEDQHCSEEEREQEQCMLDRHHADREKIKDLERQVQFFSQDLEDERLNCSYLKKLMVRVLKMLQKKKESATRQPKREQQYRSSGEEARPPCMPPRNRHTSSSLCSGLNESFLECPSCQAEYPANNYRELMSHLETCLN from the exons ATGAGTCACAGGcatgaaacacacaccagcCACCCTCTAGAG GTGATTGAGATGGCGTCCTCCAGATATGAGTCAAAGGGGTTCCTCACTAAAAAACTCAGGTCGCAGCATACTATGGTTATCAGCAGCCTGAGGAAGGAGAATGCCTACCTGAGGAAGACCCTGGCTGAGATGTCTCGTCAACATGCAGAACATTATAAGCTAGTAGAG CTGTTCCTCTCGCTTGAATCTGTTAAGCGGTTGACCGGTCTGCAGCTGAAGCCCAAAGAGGAGAAAATTGCTTTGccatcagagcagctgagtgaCGAAGAAAAGAAGCCGACAGATGAAGTGAGTATGAGGAGAAAGGACAGCATACCTAATTACACCACAGGGACTGAAGAAATGGAGAACAAGCATGTGAGCATCTCATCTAGCTGCCAATATCTTGAGAACAGAATCGCTGGAAAGAAG GACTCCACTTCAGATGAAGGGGCCTCATCTAACAAAATTAGAGAGCTGCAAAATCACCTCAGTGAT GCCTTGGAGAAGAACAAGCAGTGGCTGGAATAtgaccagcagagagaggcctATGTGAGGGCAAATCTGGCCAGAATTTTACGGCTTGAGAAGCAGCTGAATGAAGCCAATCAGGCCCGCTCACAGCGGCAGCACAATGAGGACCATTCAGATG AGAAGGAGCGGATGAACCAGCTGCAGGAGAGCTTTGAGCAACTCCTACAGAAAGCCAACAATCACCTGATGCTGATCAGGGAAAAGAATGACATGACCAACCAGAACCTGTTAATGACCCACCAAAG GTTCAAGGAAATGGAGAGGAGGGTAGAGGAGCtcaagcagcagctgcaggctgaagaaatgagcagaaaaagTGCTGCAGAAGATCAACATTGCTCTGAGGAAGAAAGG GAACAGGAACAGTGTATGTTAGATCGTCACCATGCAGACCGGGAGAAGATTAAAGACCTGGAGCGACAG GTCCAGTTTTTTTCACAAGATCTTGAAGATGAGAGGCTAAACTGTTCATATTTGAAGAAGCTGATGGTCAGAGTCCTGAAGatgctgcaaaagaaaaaagagagtgCAACAAGGCAGCCAAAG agagagcagcagtaTCGCAGCTCAGGTGAAGAGGCCCGGCCACCCTGCATGCCCCCCAGAAACAGGcacacatcctcctctctctgcagcgGGCTGAATGAAAGCTTCCTGGAGTGTCCCAGCTGCCAGGCCGAGTACCCTGCCAATAACTACCGAGAGCTCATGAGCCACCTAGAAACCTGTCTCAACTAA
- the LOC119033608 gene encoding centrosomal protein of 55 kDa-like isoform X5 — MKQVIEMASSRYESKGFLTKKLRSQHTMVISSLRKENAYLRKTLAEMSRQHAEHYKLVELFLSLESVKRLTGLQLKPKEEKIALPSEQLSDEEKKPTDEVSMRRKDSIPNYTTGTEEMENKHVSISSSCQYLENRIAGKKDSTSDEGASSNKIRELQNHLSDALEKNKQWLEYDQQREAYVRANLARILRLEKQLNEANQARSQRQHNEDHSDEKERMNQLQESFEQLLQKANNHLMLIREKNDMTNQNLLMTHQRFKEMERRVEELKQQLQAEEMSRKSAAEDQHCSEEEREQEQCMLDRHHADREKIKDLERQVQFFSQDLEDERLNCSYLKKLMVRVLKMLQKKKESATRQPKREQQYRSSGEEARPPCMPPRNRHTSSSLCSGLNESFLECPSCQAEYPANNYRELMSHLETCLN, encoded by the exons ATGAAG CAGGTGATTGAGATGGCGTCCTCCAGATATGAGTCAAAGGGGTTCCTCACTAAAAAACTCAGGTCGCAGCATACTATGGTTATCAGCAGCCTGAGGAAGGAGAATGCCTACCTGAGGAAGACCCTGGCTGAGATGTCTCGTCAACATGCAGAACATTATAAGCTAGTAGAG CTGTTCCTCTCGCTTGAATCTGTTAAGCGGTTGACCGGTCTGCAGCTGAAGCCCAAAGAGGAGAAAATTGCTTTGccatcagagcagctgagtgaCGAAGAAAAGAAGCCGACAGATGAAGTGAGTATGAGGAGAAAGGACAGCATACCTAATTACACCACAGGGACTGAAGAAATGGAGAACAAGCATGTGAGCATCTCATCTAGCTGCCAATATCTTGAGAACAGAATCGCTGGAAAGAAG GACTCCACTTCAGATGAAGGGGCCTCATCTAACAAAATTAGAGAGCTGCAAAATCACCTCAGTGAT GCCTTGGAGAAGAACAAGCAGTGGCTGGAATAtgaccagcagagagaggcctATGTGAGGGCAAATCTGGCCAGAATTTTACGGCTTGAGAAGCAGCTGAATGAAGCCAATCAGGCCCGCTCACAGCGGCAGCACAATGAGGACCATTCAGATG AGAAGGAGCGGATGAACCAGCTGCAGGAGAGCTTTGAGCAACTCCTACAGAAAGCCAACAATCACCTGATGCTGATCAGGGAAAAGAATGACATGACCAACCAGAACCTGTTAATGACCCACCAAAG GTTCAAGGAAATGGAGAGGAGGGTAGAGGAGCtcaagcagcagctgcaggctgaagaaatgagcagaaaaagTGCTGCAGAAGATCAACATTGCTCTGAGGAAGAAAGG GAACAGGAACAGTGTATGTTAGATCGTCACCATGCAGACCGGGAGAAGATTAAAGACCTGGAGCGACAG GTCCAGTTTTTTTCACAAGATCTTGAAGATGAGAGGCTAAACTGTTCATATTTGAAGAAGCTGATGGTCAGAGTCCTGAAGatgctgcaaaagaaaaaagagagtgCAACAAGGCAGCCAAAG agagagcagcagtaTCGCAGCTCAGGTGAAGAGGCCCGGCCACCCTGCATGCCCCCCAGAAACAGGcacacatcctcctctctctgcagcgGGCTGAATGAAAGCTTCCTGGAGTGTCCCAGCTGCCAGGCCGAGTACCCTGCCAATAACTACCGAGAGCTCATGAGCCACCTAGAAACCTGTCTCAACTAA
- the LOC119033608 gene encoding centrosomal protein of 55 kDa-like isoform X3, with protein MLTMQVIEMASSRYESKGFLTKKLRSQHTMVISSLRKENAYLRKTLAEMSRQHAEHYKLVELFLSLESVKRLTGLQLKPKEEKIALPSEQLSDEEKKPTDEVSMRRKDSIPNYTTGTEEMENKHVSISSSCQYLENRIAGKKDSTSDEGASSNKIRELQNHLSDALEKNKQWLEYDQQREAYVRANLARILRLEKQLNEANQARSQRQHNEDHSDEKERMNQLQESFEQLLQKANNHLMLIREKNDMTNQNLLMTHQRFKEMERRVEELKQQLQAEEMSRKSAAEDQHCSEEEREQEQCMLDRHHADREKIKDLERQVQFFSQDLEDERLNCSYLKKLMVRVLKMLQKKKESATRQPKREQQYRSSGEEARPPCMPPRNRHTSSSLCSGLNESFLECPSCQAEYPANNYRELMSHLETCLN; from the exons ATGCTTACTATG CAGGTGATTGAGATGGCGTCCTCCAGATATGAGTCAAAGGGGTTCCTCACTAAAAAACTCAGGTCGCAGCATACTATGGTTATCAGCAGCCTGAGGAAGGAGAATGCCTACCTGAGGAAGACCCTGGCTGAGATGTCTCGTCAACATGCAGAACATTATAAGCTAGTAGAG CTGTTCCTCTCGCTTGAATCTGTTAAGCGGTTGACCGGTCTGCAGCTGAAGCCCAAAGAGGAGAAAATTGCTTTGccatcagagcagctgagtgaCGAAGAAAAGAAGCCGACAGATGAAGTGAGTATGAGGAGAAAGGACAGCATACCTAATTACACCACAGGGACTGAAGAAATGGAGAACAAGCATGTGAGCATCTCATCTAGCTGCCAATATCTTGAGAACAGAATCGCTGGAAAGAAG GACTCCACTTCAGATGAAGGGGCCTCATCTAACAAAATTAGAGAGCTGCAAAATCACCTCAGTGAT GCCTTGGAGAAGAACAAGCAGTGGCTGGAATAtgaccagcagagagaggcctATGTGAGGGCAAATCTGGCCAGAATTTTACGGCTTGAGAAGCAGCTGAATGAAGCCAATCAGGCCCGCTCACAGCGGCAGCACAATGAGGACCATTCAGATG AGAAGGAGCGGATGAACCAGCTGCAGGAGAGCTTTGAGCAACTCCTACAGAAAGCCAACAATCACCTGATGCTGATCAGGGAAAAGAATGACATGACCAACCAGAACCTGTTAATGACCCACCAAAG GTTCAAGGAAATGGAGAGGAGGGTAGAGGAGCtcaagcagcagctgcaggctgaagaaatgagcagaaaaagTGCTGCAGAAGATCAACATTGCTCTGAGGAAGAAAGG GAACAGGAACAGTGTATGTTAGATCGTCACCATGCAGACCGGGAGAAGATTAAAGACCTGGAGCGACAG GTCCAGTTTTTTTCACAAGATCTTGAAGATGAGAGGCTAAACTGTTCATATTTGAAGAAGCTGATGGTCAGAGTCCTGAAGatgctgcaaaagaaaaaagagagtgCAACAAGGCAGCCAAAG agagagcagcagtaTCGCAGCTCAGGTGAAGAGGCCCGGCCACCCTGCATGCCCCCCAGAAACAGGcacacatcctcctctctctgcagcgGGCTGAATGAAAGCTTCCTGGAGTGTCCCAGCTGCCAGGCCGAGTACCCTGCCAATAACTACCGAGAGCTCATGAGCCACCTAGAAACCTGTCTCAACTAA
- the LOC119033608 gene encoding centrosomal protein of 55 kDa-like isoform X4, with protein MLTMVIEMASSRYESKGFLTKKLRSQHTMVISSLRKENAYLRKTLAEMSRQHAEHYKLVELFLSLESVKRLTGLQLKPKEEKIALPSEQLSDEEKKPTDEVSMRRKDSIPNYTTGTEEMENKHVSISSSCQYLENRIAGKKDSTSDEGASSNKIRELQNHLSDALEKNKQWLEYDQQREAYVRANLARILRLEKQLNEANQARSQRQHNEDHSDEKERMNQLQESFEQLLQKANNHLMLIREKNDMTNQNLLMTHQRFKEMERRVEELKQQLQAEEMSRKSAAEDQHCSEEEREQEQCMLDRHHADREKIKDLERQVQFFSQDLEDERLNCSYLKKLMVRVLKMLQKKKESATRQPKREQQYRSSGEEARPPCMPPRNRHTSSSLCSGLNESFLECPSCQAEYPANNYRELMSHLETCLN; from the exons ATGCTTACTATG GTGATTGAGATGGCGTCCTCCAGATATGAGTCAAAGGGGTTCCTCACTAAAAAACTCAGGTCGCAGCATACTATGGTTATCAGCAGCCTGAGGAAGGAGAATGCCTACCTGAGGAAGACCCTGGCTGAGATGTCTCGTCAACATGCAGAACATTATAAGCTAGTAGAG CTGTTCCTCTCGCTTGAATCTGTTAAGCGGTTGACCGGTCTGCAGCTGAAGCCCAAAGAGGAGAAAATTGCTTTGccatcagagcagctgagtgaCGAAGAAAAGAAGCCGACAGATGAAGTGAGTATGAGGAGAAAGGACAGCATACCTAATTACACCACAGGGACTGAAGAAATGGAGAACAAGCATGTGAGCATCTCATCTAGCTGCCAATATCTTGAGAACAGAATCGCTGGAAAGAAG GACTCCACTTCAGATGAAGGGGCCTCATCTAACAAAATTAGAGAGCTGCAAAATCACCTCAGTGAT GCCTTGGAGAAGAACAAGCAGTGGCTGGAATAtgaccagcagagagaggcctATGTGAGGGCAAATCTGGCCAGAATTTTACGGCTTGAGAAGCAGCTGAATGAAGCCAATCAGGCCCGCTCACAGCGGCAGCACAATGAGGACCATTCAGATG AGAAGGAGCGGATGAACCAGCTGCAGGAGAGCTTTGAGCAACTCCTACAGAAAGCCAACAATCACCTGATGCTGATCAGGGAAAAGAATGACATGACCAACCAGAACCTGTTAATGACCCACCAAAG GTTCAAGGAAATGGAGAGGAGGGTAGAGGAGCtcaagcagcagctgcaggctgaagaaatgagcagaaaaagTGCTGCAGAAGATCAACATTGCTCTGAGGAAGAAAGG GAACAGGAACAGTGTATGTTAGATCGTCACCATGCAGACCGGGAGAAGATTAAAGACCTGGAGCGACAG GTCCAGTTTTTTTCACAAGATCTTGAAGATGAGAGGCTAAACTGTTCATATTTGAAGAAGCTGATGGTCAGAGTCCTGAAGatgctgcaaaagaaaaaagagagtgCAACAAGGCAGCCAAAG agagagcagcagtaTCGCAGCTCAGGTGAAGAGGCCCGGCCACCCTGCATGCCCCCCAGAAACAGGcacacatcctcctctctctgcagcgGGCTGAATGAAAGCTTCCTGGAGTGTCCCAGCTGCCAGGCCGAGTACCCTGCCAATAACTACCGAGAGCTCATGAGCCACCTAGAAACCTGTCTCAACTAA
- the LOC119033608 gene encoding centrosomal protein of 55 kDa-like isoform X8, giving the protein MSHRHETHTSHPLEQVIEMASSRYESKGFLTKKLRSQHTMVISSLRKENAYLRKTLAEMSRQHAEHYKLVELFLSLESVKRLTGLQLKPKEEKIALPSEQLSDEEKKPTDEVSMRRKDSIPNYTTGTEEMENKHVSISSSCQYLENRIAGKKDSTSDEGASSNKIRELQNHLSDALEKNKQWLEYDQQREAYVRANLARILRLEKQLNEANQARSQRQHNEDHSDEKERMNQLQESFEQLLQKANNHLMLIREKNDMTNQNLLMTHQRFKEMERRVEELKQQLQAEEMSRKSAAEDQHCSEEEREQEQCMLDRHHADREKIKDLERQREQQYRSSGEEARPPCMPPRNRHTSSSLCSGLNESFLECPSCQAEYPANNYRELMSHLETCLN; this is encoded by the exons ATGAGTCACAGGcatgaaacacacaccagcCACCCTCTAGAG CAGGTGATTGAGATGGCGTCCTCCAGATATGAGTCAAAGGGGTTCCTCACTAAAAAACTCAGGTCGCAGCATACTATGGTTATCAGCAGCCTGAGGAAGGAGAATGCCTACCTGAGGAAGACCCTGGCTGAGATGTCTCGTCAACATGCAGAACATTATAAGCTAGTAGAG CTGTTCCTCTCGCTTGAATCTGTTAAGCGGTTGACCGGTCTGCAGCTGAAGCCCAAAGAGGAGAAAATTGCTTTGccatcagagcagctgagtgaCGAAGAAAAGAAGCCGACAGATGAAGTGAGTATGAGGAGAAAGGACAGCATACCTAATTACACCACAGGGACTGAAGAAATGGAGAACAAGCATGTGAGCATCTCATCTAGCTGCCAATATCTTGAGAACAGAATCGCTGGAAAGAAG GACTCCACTTCAGATGAAGGGGCCTCATCTAACAAAATTAGAGAGCTGCAAAATCACCTCAGTGAT GCCTTGGAGAAGAACAAGCAGTGGCTGGAATAtgaccagcagagagaggcctATGTGAGGGCAAATCTGGCCAGAATTTTACGGCTTGAGAAGCAGCTGAATGAAGCCAATCAGGCCCGCTCACAGCGGCAGCACAATGAGGACCATTCAGATG AGAAGGAGCGGATGAACCAGCTGCAGGAGAGCTTTGAGCAACTCCTACAGAAAGCCAACAATCACCTGATGCTGATCAGGGAAAAGAATGACATGACCAACCAGAACCTGTTAATGACCCACCAAAG GTTCAAGGAAATGGAGAGGAGGGTAGAGGAGCtcaagcagcagctgcaggctgaagaaatgagcagaaaaagTGCTGCAGAAGATCAACATTGCTCTGAGGAAGAAAGG GAACAGGAACAGTGTATGTTAGATCGTCACCATGCAGACCGGGAGAAGATTAAAGACCTGGAGCGACAG agagagcagcagtaTCGCAGCTCAGGTGAAGAGGCCCGGCCACCCTGCATGCCCCCCAGAAACAGGcacacatcctcctctctctgcagcgGGCTGAATGAAAGCTTCCTGGAGTGTCCCAGCTGCCAGGCCGAGTACCCTGCCAATAACTACCGAGAGCTCATGAGCCACCTAGAAACCTGTCTCAACTAA
- the LOC119033608 gene encoding centrosomal protein of 55 kDa-like isoform X6, which yields MKVIEMASSRYESKGFLTKKLRSQHTMVISSLRKENAYLRKTLAEMSRQHAEHYKLVELFLSLESVKRLTGLQLKPKEEKIALPSEQLSDEEKKPTDEVSMRRKDSIPNYTTGTEEMENKHVSISSSCQYLENRIAGKKDSTSDEGASSNKIRELQNHLSDALEKNKQWLEYDQQREAYVRANLARILRLEKQLNEANQARSQRQHNEDHSDEKERMNQLQESFEQLLQKANNHLMLIREKNDMTNQNLLMTHQRFKEMERRVEELKQQLQAEEMSRKSAAEDQHCSEEEREQEQCMLDRHHADREKIKDLERQVQFFSQDLEDERLNCSYLKKLMVRVLKMLQKKKESATRQPKREQQYRSSGEEARPPCMPPRNRHTSSSLCSGLNESFLECPSCQAEYPANNYRELMSHLETCLN from the exons ATGAAG GTGATTGAGATGGCGTCCTCCAGATATGAGTCAAAGGGGTTCCTCACTAAAAAACTCAGGTCGCAGCATACTATGGTTATCAGCAGCCTGAGGAAGGAGAATGCCTACCTGAGGAAGACCCTGGCTGAGATGTCTCGTCAACATGCAGAACATTATAAGCTAGTAGAG CTGTTCCTCTCGCTTGAATCTGTTAAGCGGTTGACCGGTCTGCAGCTGAAGCCCAAAGAGGAGAAAATTGCTTTGccatcagagcagctgagtgaCGAAGAAAAGAAGCCGACAGATGAAGTGAGTATGAGGAGAAAGGACAGCATACCTAATTACACCACAGGGACTGAAGAAATGGAGAACAAGCATGTGAGCATCTCATCTAGCTGCCAATATCTTGAGAACAGAATCGCTGGAAAGAAG GACTCCACTTCAGATGAAGGGGCCTCATCTAACAAAATTAGAGAGCTGCAAAATCACCTCAGTGAT GCCTTGGAGAAGAACAAGCAGTGGCTGGAATAtgaccagcagagagaggcctATGTGAGGGCAAATCTGGCCAGAATTTTACGGCTTGAGAAGCAGCTGAATGAAGCCAATCAGGCCCGCTCACAGCGGCAGCACAATGAGGACCATTCAGATG AGAAGGAGCGGATGAACCAGCTGCAGGAGAGCTTTGAGCAACTCCTACAGAAAGCCAACAATCACCTGATGCTGATCAGGGAAAAGAATGACATGACCAACCAGAACCTGTTAATGACCCACCAAAG GTTCAAGGAAATGGAGAGGAGGGTAGAGGAGCtcaagcagcagctgcaggctgaagaaatgagcagaaaaagTGCTGCAGAAGATCAACATTGCTCTGAGGAAGAAAGG GAACAGGAACAGTGTATGTTAGATCGTCACCATGCAGACCGGGAGAAGATTAAAGACCTGGAGCGACAG GTCCAGTTTTTTTCACAAGATCTTGAAGATGAGAGGCTAAACTGTTCATATTTGAAGAAGCTGATGGTCAGAGTCCTGAAGatgctgcaaaagaaaaaagagagtgCAACAAGGCAGCCAAAG agagagcagcagtaTCGCAGCTCAGGTGAAGAGGCCCGGCCACCCTGCATGCCCCCCAGAAACAGGcacacatcctcctctctctgcagcgGGCTGAATGAAAGCTTCCTGGAGTGTCCCAGCTGCCAGGCCGAGTACCCTGCCAATAACTACCGAGAGCTCATGAGCCACCTAGAAACCTGTCTCAACTAA